DNA from Cloacibacillus sp. An23:
AAGACTTTGAGCAGGTCACATGGGACAAGGCTAAATTCGCTATCGTACTTAACGGGAACTGGTGCAAATTTAGTCAAAATGTGGCGCTGAAGACATTCCTCCTATCGACTGGCGACGCTATACTAGTCGAAGCCAGCCCCTATGATGGAATATGGGGCATACGCATGCAGGCAGACGCGCCCGATGCTGCCAATCCTCTGAAGTGGCGCGGACAAAACCTCCTAGGCTTTGCGCTTATGGAAGTACGTGATGAGCTGCGGCGCGTCACCAAGAACGAATCGTTATGTGACTCTGTGTCACGTAACTAGAGCTATAGTAATAAATAGCCCATGAAGTTGATATACAACCGCCATACGCCGTCTCAATGATCCATGGTTTAACACGTGTAAGCTTCTCGTGATTCTAGCCGTATGAATAGTGCATGTCCAAGTAATTATATCCAAATCCAAGCACATGCCGCAACAGAGTAGTGAAGAAACCGACCGAATAATGGGGAAGCTAAGTTCTACTACGCAAATCATAGACTTGCAGTCTCACTTACCTCATAATTCGCCGTGTGCTTCGTGCGGCAAATCTTCGTCCTAGCTCCCTGGCCGTCCCACGGTTCGCGTGATAGCAGCCGTACTTAGACAAGTATATAAAATCAGAACCACCAGCTAAGCCGGTGGTATGTCCCAGCCCTATAAGGGCATATTACCGGCAGCTCTAAACGAGCTTGAAAATCCGCCAACCGCACCATTTTCCCGGGCGGCTCCTAAAGGAGCTTGCCGGGAATCTTTTTTGCCTGCGTCCACCGGCTTACCCTTAAACGGGTCTATTGGCTCAAACAAACTCAGCAGGTCGGCTTGATAGCCCCTTACAACACAAGTGCATCCAGTCATTCCACGCCACTGGATGCCGGTCCAAGCGCGGCCTAACGTAACGGCGGCCTCTCCCCCATGCGCACGGGCGGCTGCACCTTAACGCCAATATCTATATTCCGTTCAGCGCACAACAAGAACATAAAACAGGCATAACGACGAAGTTTCGTTGTAAGCACAGCTGTTGTAAACGATGTAAAGCAAGACGAGCAGGTTCGTTAAGCCCGTTTGAAAGCATGTGCATGTATGTACGCACATGACGAAGCGCGCCAGAGAGGCATGAGATGCACATGGAAATTAAAGCAGATGAAGCCAGCTTCGAAGCGCGTGAGGCGGAGCGGCCGTCTCACTCCGTAAAGCAAGAACGTGCGGCTGAGAGGCGTGTATATATTGAGACGCAGGCGGAATTTCGCATGACGCAGATTTACAGTTGGCATCTACGGCAAGAGCATAAAGACGGAGGCACTGAGACAGGCGAGTATATGAACTGGAACATAAAGCGAGAGAGGGACGGCCTAAGGCCGTCCCTCTCTCATTCAACTAATTCCGGCGCCGTCCTACTCTCCCACGGATACCCTCCGCAGTACCATCGGCGATGAGGTGCTTAACTGCCAGGTTCGGCATGGAACTGGGTGTGTCCACCTCTCTATGAACACCGGAAATCTTTTCCCATCACTGAGGCTTCTGCCCTCCGTGATGCGCGGATAAAGCCTGCTTCCAGCACGTCCGCAAAGGATTTATGAGGTTAAGGCTTCGGCGTATTAGTATTGGTCGGCTCAAAGGGCGTTACCCTCTTACACCCCCAACCTATCTATCCGGTCGTCTGCCGGACGCCTTATCTGCTTTCGCAATGAGGTATCTCATCTCAAGGCCGGCTTCCCGCTTAGATGCCTTCAGCGGTTATCCGATCCGGACATGGCTACCCAGCTTATGCCCCTGGCAGGACAACTGGTTCACTAGCGGTCCGTCCATCCCGGTCCTCTCGTACTAGGGACAGTTCCTTTCAAATACCTTGCGCCCGCAGTGGATAGGGACCGAACTGTCTCACGACGTTCTGAACCCAGCTCACGTACCGCTTTAATGGGCGAACAGACCAACCCTTGGGACCTGCTTCAGCCCCAGGATGCGATGAGCCGACATCGAGGTGCCAAACGCCGCCGTCGATAGGAACTCTCGGGCGGCATCAGCCTGTTATCCCCGGGGTAGCTTTTATCCGATGAGCGATGGCCTTTCCACTCAGGACCACCGGATCACTAGGACCAACTTTCGTTTCTGCTCGAGATGTCTCTCTCACAGTTAAGCCACCTTATACCCTTACGCTCTCTGGGTGTTTTCCATTCACCCTGAGGTGACCTTCGCGCGCCTCCGTTACTCTTTGGGAGGCGACCGCCCCAGTCAAACTGCCCGCCTGACAATGTCCCGCGTCGTGCTTCAACGCTCGCGGTTAGAATCCCAGCAAGGTAAGGGTGGTATTCCAAGGGCGGCTCCCCATAATCTGGCGATCATGGTTCTATGCCTCCCACCTATCCTATACATACCTTACCGAAATCCAATATCAAGTTACAGTAAAGCTCCACGGGGTCTTTCCGTCCTACTGCGGGTAACTGGCGTCTTTACCAGTACCACAATTTCACCGGGACCACTGTCGAGACAGCGCTCAGATCGTTACACCTTTCGTGCAGGTCGGAACTTACCCGACAAGGAATTTCGCTACCTTAGGACCGTTATAGTTACGGCCGCCGTTTACTGGGGCTTCAGTTCAAAGCTTCGCCTCGCGGCTAACCTCTCCCTTTAACCTTCCAGCACCGGGCAGGTGTCAGACCCTATACTTCGGCTTGCGCCTTGAGCAGAGTCCTGTGTTTTAGTTAAACAGTCGCCTGAGCCTGGTTTCTGCGAACCAACAGCGCTTACTATGTAAAATATTCACGCCGCCAGCCACTCCTTCTCCCGAAGTTACGGAGTCAACTTGCAGAGTTCCTTAACAATGGTTATCCCGTTCACCTTAGCCTTCTAAGCCAACCCACCTGCGTCGGTTTGAAGTACGGGTCCGGCATTTCTCCATAGAGGTTTTTCTCGGCAGCCGAGCTTTTGCACCTTCCAGAATTATTTCCTCCACATCGGCTCTCGGCCTTAGAGGGAGAGGGATTTGCCTCTCTCCCAAGCCTACGGCTTTGTACCGGGATTTCCATCACCCGGCGTGCATAGCTTTCTGCGTCGCCCCGTTTGTCAAACGATTTGCCGGAGGGCGGGATTGTCTACCCGCTGTCCATCGGCTACGCCTTTCGGCCTCGCCTTAGGGCCCGCCTAACCCTGGGCGGATGAACCTTCCCCAGGAATCCTTGGGTTTACGGTGAGTGTGTTTTACGCACACTTTGCGCTACTCATGCCGTCATTCTCACTTCCATAATGTCCACATGCCCTTACAGGCCTGCTTCGTCCTTTATGGAACGCTCCCCTACCAGTCAACGGTTATTACCGCTGAATCCGAAGCTTCGGCGCCATGCTTAGCCCCCCACATTTTTGGCGCAGGGACGCTCGACCAGTGAGCTGTTACGCACTCTTTCAAGGGTGGCTGCTTCTGAGCCAACCTCCTGGCTGTCTGGGCATCCCCACATCCTTGTAACACTTAGCATGGGCTTTGGGACCTTAGCTGTCGGGCTGGGCTGTTTCCCTTTCGACTACGGATCTTCGCACTCGCAGTCTCACTCCCGATCATGATCTGCAGGTATTCTTAGTTTGATTAAGCTCGGTAGGCTGAACGCCCCCTTACCTAGTCAGTGCTTTACCCCCTGCAGTCTTCGATCGAGGCTGCACCTCAATGCATTTCGGGGAGAACCAGCTATCACCATACTCGATTAGCTTTTCACTCCTATCCACACCTCATCCAGGCCTTTTTCAACAGGCTGTGGTTCGATCCTCCAACCGGTGTTACCCGGTCTTCAATCTGGACATGGATAGATCGTATGGCTTCGGGTCTATAGTACGAGACTTGCGCCCTGTTCAGACTCGCTTTCGCTGCAGCTTCAAACCTTGTAGTTTTTAACTTTGCCACGCACTATAACTCGACGGCTCATTTTCCAAGAGGCACAATGTCACTTCATAAGAAGCTCCATTTGCTTGTTAGCACGAGGTTTCAGGTCTGTTTCACTCCCCGCCAGGGGTGCTTTTCACCTTTCCCTCTCGGTACTGTTTCTCTATCGGTCGCTGAATGTGTTTAGCCTTGGACCGTGGTCGGCCCGGATTCGCACGGAATTGCACGTGCTCCGTGTTACTTGGGTGGCTTTCCGGAGGTTTTTCATTTTCACTTACAAGGCTTTCACTTTCTTCGGCCAGATGTTCCAACTCTGTTCGGTTGATGAAAAACTTTGTAACTCCGTTCAAGGGCCGCATCCCTTGATGAAAGCTCCCGCTACCCCTGTGCCGCAACGCTTGCGGGCTTGGCACGGCTCAGGTTTGGGCTTCTCCCCTTTCGCTCACCACTACTCGGGGTATCTCTTACGATTTCTTTTCCTCGGGGTACTGAGATGTTTCACTTCTCCCGGTTGCCGCCTTTTTAAAAGGCTCATGGGTTGCCCCATGAAGGTTGCCCCATTCAGAGATCTACGGATCACGGGACGCTTGCTCCTCCCCGTAGCTTTTCGCAGCTTGCTGCGTCTTTCGTCGGCATTCAGCGCCAAGGCATTCCCCTCGTGCTATGTGTACCTTAACCTCATAAATCCTTTATGGACTTTCTCTTGCAGGCGCTTTTACCCGCTTCCGAAAGTTTTTCATGGTGCGAGACTGAGGATGAGGAGGAGGCGGTCGTTTGTTGAAAACGTGCCGTCTGTCGCGAGGGTTCGCGTTTAATTTTTTATTTACGGCTGTTTTTCAAGCCGCTCCTTAGAAAGGAGGTGATCCAGCCGCACCTTCCGGTACGGCTACCTTGTTACGACTTCACCCCCCTTACTCGGCGCACCTTAGACGCATCTCCCCCTTGCGGGTTGAGCCTGCGGCTTTGGGTGCCCCCAACTCGGGTGGTGTGACGGGCGGTGTGTACAAGGCCCGGGAACGTATTCACCGCAGCTTGGCTGATCTGCGATTACTAGCGATTCCGGCTTCATGTAGTCGAGTTGCAGACTACAATCCGAACTGGGACCGGCTTTCTGGGATTCGCCAACGCTCGCGCGTAAGCTGCCTTCTGTGCCGGCCATTGTAGCACGTGTGTCGCCCTGGGCATATAGGCCATGATGACTTGACGTCATCCCCACCTTCCTCCGCCTTGTCGGCGGCAGTCTCGCCAGAGTGCTCAGCTCTGCCTGTTAGCAACTGGCAATAGGGGTTGCGCTCGTTGCGGGACTTAACCCAACATCTCACGACACGAGCTGACGACAGCCATGCAGCACCTGTTCACGCTCCTTAGCAAGCTAAGGTCTTTCCGCTTTCACTTCAATACCACGTGTATGTCAAACCCAGGTAAGGTTCTTCGGTTTGCATCGAATTAAACCACGTGCTCCACCGCTTGTGCGGGCCCCCGTCAATTCCTTTGAGTTTCAGTCTTGCGACCGTAGTCCCCAGGCGGGATACTTAACGCGTTAACTACGGCACGGAACAACTGCTTGCCCCACACCCAGTATCCATCGTTTACGGCCAGGACTACCGGGGTATCTAATCCCGTTCGCTGCCCTGGCTTTCGCACATGAGCGTCAGTAGTGTGCCAGGAAGCCGCCTTCGCCACTGGTGTTCCTCCCGATATCTACGCATTTCACCGCTACACCGGGAATTCCACTTCCCTCTCACATACTCTAGCCTGCCAGTATCTGTTGTAGAACTGAGGTTGAGCCTCAGCCTTTGACAGCAGACTTAACAGGCCGCCTGCGTGCGCTTTACGCCCAGTAATTCCGAACAACGCTCGCCCCCTACGTATTACCGCGGCTGCTGGCACGTAGTTTGCCGGGGCTTCCTCGTGTGGTACCGTCATTGCTTCTTCCCACACAACAGGGCTTTACATCCCGAAGGATTTCTTCACCCACGCGGCGTCGCTGGGTCAGGGTTGCCCCCATTGCCCAATATTCCCCACTGCTGCCTCCCGTAGGAGTCTGGACCGTGTCTCAGTTCCAGTGTGGCCGGTCGACCTCTCAGTCCGGCTATCCGTCTTCGCCTAGGTGGGCCTTTACCCCGCCTACTAGCTGATAGAACGCGAGTCCCTCCCCAACCGGATTGCTCCTTTCACCTCTCGGCTTATGCGGTATTAGCATCCGTTTCCAAATGTTGTCCCCCTGTCAGGGACAGGTCCTCACGCGTTACTCACCCGTCCGCCACTTGGTCGTCCCAAAAGCAAGCTTCTAAAACAACCCCGTTCGACTTGCATGTGTTAGGCACGCCGCCAGCGTTCGTCCTGAGCCAGGATCAAACTCTCCGCTTGATTCCTGAATCTCGCTCGCTGGAATTGCAGATTTACATCGTGTAATTCACAATTTCCTTATGCACTATTCTATTGACATGGTGCTTATCGCCGTTTCGGTTTGTTGCTTGCCTCGTGGCGGCGACAAAAGGAAGTATATTACGCTTCCGCAAAAATTGCAAGCCCCTTTTTGTTATTTTTTCGTAAACCTGGCAGAAAAATTTTTAGGAGTACTCCATGGGGCGGCGCTGGAGGATGAGGAGGCCGTCGCGGGGCTCGAAGGAGAGCCGACCCATGAATTCTGTGAGTTCGCTCGTATAGGTCACTATTACGGGCACGTCTTTTACTGCAGGGTGGCCGAGAGCGTATGTGAGAAGCTGCGATCCTATGCCTTTGCCCTGGTAGTCGGGGTGTACCAGAATGTCCCACAGTGAGGCCCGGAATACGAAGTCCGTGAGCATACGGCAGAAGGCGACCAGTTTCCCTTCGTGACGTATCGAGAAACACATGCTGGTTCCTTCAAGCATTCTGGCTATCTGATCGAGCGAGCGGCTGCGTCCCCAGCGCGTGAAGCGGTAAAGGTCCTGAAGTTCGGCCGGCTTTACCGCAAGTTTGCTGTCGTAGAAGT
Protein-coding regions in this window:
- a CDS encoding GNAT family N-acetyltransferase, producing MKLNPEYYFYDSKLAVKPAELQDLYRFTRWGRSRSLDQIARMLEGTSMCFSIRHEGKLVAFCRMLTDFVFRASLWDILVHPDYQGKGIGSQLLTYALGHPAVKDVPVIVTYTSELTEFMGRLSFEPRDGLLILQRRPMEYS